CCTATTGGTAGTGGGTTTTCACCGTAAATGTAACAGTGCGTAATCGGTATTAACGTCAGCTTGATGCAATTCGAGCAAAACGATCGCTAGGGTTGGGAAAGGAGATACAGGCGATCGCCAATAGCATTAGAGATTGTCAAGATCTGCCGAACTCAGGTTGTAGTAATAACGGTCGCATTATCAGCCTAGCAACTTCAAGGACAAGCGGCAGGCTGCACCCTTGCCCAAATCCCCTTAAATTCTTCCTGGTTTAGCTGTGTAGATTCAGGATTGGGAGCAGGAGTAGATTGATTGGCTTGCTCAGATGGATTAGCCTGAGCTTGATCAATAGCACCACCGCCACCGCCCGTGGGAGCCTGTGCTTCATTAGTTAACGGCCGCTCGGTAATCCCTTTAACTTCAACACATGCGCCTGTTTTCAAAATTTGCACCACCTCGGTATTAATGGTGCTGGCATCACTGCGCAGATTCACATTTGTGTCGGCCTGTAGGATCTCGCCAATTACCCGATCGGGCTTAAAGATAATACCTGAGGCCAGTTTATTTTCGATCGGTACGACGGTGAGCAAGCCATCACCAATTTTGTTTTGATCATTCATCCTGGTTAAGTACATCCACAGCGGTTCAGCGATCGGTGTGGGGTTTGGCGCGATATCCTGGGTGTCCTGGGAAAGTTCATAGGCCTGGACGGCAATATCTGGCAAGCCGGACTTTTGATCATCATTTTCGGCGATCGCGGCATCAACCCCTTCCTTGGCATCTTCAAGTTGATCGCGGCGATCTGCTACTAATTCATCACAAATATCTTTTTTTTGTTGGGGTAGGCGATCGCAAACCTCAAAGAAATTACGCAATAGATCAGGACGAGTTTTGGAAGCAGCCAGCACAAACCCAAACAGAATTTCCATCTCCTCAGTTTCATCGGGGATGGTGGCGAGGGCAAACATAGCCAGATCGGCATTTTCTTTCTTTTCAATGAACTGAATCGAATTGAACAGGGCATTGGTAAAGCGTTTTTCTTCTTCCAGGCGATTGTTGAGATAGCTGACCTGAAAGCTTTGCACCACGGTCAAAACACCAACCACCAAACCACCCAACGCCACCAGATTAGTAATGCGAGTATTACCATCAAGCTTATCGGTGATCTGGCCAAGCTCTTTGCTGATCTGTTCTTGATTGTCGCGTTCCCGTTGATTGGGGTTATTATCCTGGTTCTTATCACTGGTCATGATCTGGCTCCTCTGGTTCTCCGGCTCTGCTTGGTAATAGATTACCAGTAAGATTCAGGCGGCGTAACCATAGAAAGCTCAGCACCGCGATCGCCAACATCAACCAGCCCGTAACTTGCTGATGGAGCAAGAATCCGCCGATCGTGAACATGCTGCTAAATAACACCAAAGTTGCTGCCACCACCCGCAACAGGTCTTTACCTAAATTTTGGGCTGGTTCCAGGCCAGTACGCTGGCGTTGCTTCTGCCAACCGGGGCCACCGGGGCGTACCCGCATATAGAAAGCATCCAGGGTTTGATTAGTTTCTGGCGCAGTTAGCAACATCGTCACAATCCAGATGATTGCAGTAATCGAAGTGGTTACCAATAAGCGCATACCAAAATCACTAATGTCTACGATCGCTATCATCGACTCCAATAAACTTTTGAGGCCACCAGAGGGCATGTCTTGAGTAAGTTGGGGCAACACGCTGGTCAGCAAACCAATCACAAAACCGCCCAGCATCGCTGCCAATTCCGCTGCTGCATTGATCCGCCACCAGAACCAGCGCAAAATCAAAACCAAGCCAGGGCCAGTGCCGATCGCAATGATCAATCTAAAAATTGTGGCCACATCTTTAATATAAAAAGCGGCGGTTGCACCCAATGCGGTAATTACTACCGACGCAATTCGACCCGCCAAAACTAATTCTGCACCACTCGCGTCCGGACGCATAAACCGATAGTAGAGATCGTTGGTGAGGTAAGAAGCGCCCCAATTAATTAGCGTCGAGACTGTACTCATGAATGCGGCCACCAGGGAAGCTACTACCAAGCCCAGAAGCACAGGGGGCAAAAATTCCAGCATCAAGCGGGGATAGCCCTGCTCTGGATCTTCCATATTGGGATAGAGGGCGATCGCCGCCAGCGAAACTACAATCCAGGGCCAGGTACGAATTACATAGTGCAAAATATTAAACCACCAGGCCGCCTTTTCTGCCTCTGCCTCGTCCTTGGCCGCCAGCAAACGTTGAATAAACTCACCACCACCATCACTGCGCCGGAATGACCACCATTGCAAAAATATATAGGCCAGGAAAGTGCTAGCAGAGATGCCTGCTGCCTCTTGCCATTGGATTAATGTGCCATTTTGACCAATGCTCAGCGGTGTGAAAGAAAGCACATCCAGATCGGTTGCCTGTTGCACCTGCTCCAGCAAATTAGCCATGCCGCCAAAATGAGCCACCGCAAAGATCGCCACCAGGATCGCCCCCACCAGCGCCAGCATAAATTGCAAAAAGTCCGTGGCAACCACGCCCCACAAGCCCGAAAAGCCAGCATAGACCAGCACCAGCAAGCCCACACCAATTACAATGCATAACTTCAGGCCTGATTCCGGCAAGTTAGCCAAGCCCAGGGGCAAACCAGCTAAAAAACTGGGTGAAATCAGTTGTAACGCATCTACCACCTTCACCATCGCCAGCATCGCATAGCCGATCCCAATGCAATTGATCGGCACCGCAAATAAAAAAGCTTTGGTGGCGCGTAGTATTTTTGCTGCCCTGCCGCCATACCGTAATTCGATTATTTCCGCGTCGGTAAGCACCTCAGAGCGTCGCCACATCTTGGCAAAAATATAGATCATCACCACATGGGCAATGCCAAAACTCCACCACTCCCAGTTGCCAGCGATCCCCCGGCTAGCTACTACTCCGGCCACATACAACGGTGTATCGATCGAAAACGTAGTTGCGGCCATACTGGTGCCTGCTAGCCACCAACTGAGCGATCGCCCCGACACAAAGAAATCCAGCATACTTTTGGCCGCGCGACGGGATAAATAGATCCCCAGCGCCATGCTTAGCCCTAAATAGGCCACCACCACAATCCAATCGATCGTTTGCACAATGAAATGCCGCCCTTGCCAGATTAAAAAGAATAATTAAACTAAGAAAAATATTTAGTAGACTATTTGCCGCCATGTCAAACTTGAATTGCGCTACCAACCAGTAACAGGATTTGACTTGATTGCCGTTATCCTCCTGCCAATTACCTAAGCACTAAACTTGTTTAAGATTTATTTAATAAATGTGATCCCGCGATAACTAATCAACCCTTCTGCCGAAAAAATTGATATCGATCGCCTTGAACCTAAGCATAAACCTGTAGATTGGATTACAATAGAGGTCAAGACAATATTCAAACCGAATATTGTTCACTCCTCACACCACATTCCGCCTGGATCCGTCTAGGCGGTTTCTTATTGCTGGCCTGTTTATGGATTTTTAGCAAATAAGTTTTGAGTCATTCTCATACCGAATCGCGGCCATCGGCCATACCTCTAAAACCTGCCCTGCGCTATCTTGCTGCATGTTGTTGTCAATCTAGAGACATAAGATGTGGTGATTTCTGCTTAACAGTTTCAAAGATCGCTGACATTTTTGCTGCCTGTTATACTATTCTAGTAAGGCAACAGTGAATTACATTACATTTAGGATTGATTTAGGAGTTAGTTGAGCATGTCATCAGCCATTGCGGTAACAGATGCTAGTTTTGAAACAGATGTGCTGGCGAGTGACGTTCCTGTACTAGTTGATTTTTGGGCACCCTGGTGTGGCCCTTGCCGAATGGTTGCTCCCGTCGTTGATGAAGTCGCCGAGCAATACGATGGCAAGATTAAGGTTGTTAAGTTAAATACTGACGAAAACCCTAATGTCGCTAGCCAGTATGGTATCCGCAGCATTCCTACCCTGATGTTATTTAAGGGTGGTCAGCGTGTGGATGTGGTTGTGGGTGCGGTCCCAAAAACAACTCTAGCCAACACGATCGAAAAGCACCTTGATAGTTGAGATGCGTCTTTAGGTGAACAACCAGCAAATCATCGAAATCCTGTCTGCCGAGGAATTAAGGCGTACAGTGAATCGATTGGCTTCGCAGATAGTTGAACATAGCCCAGAACTATCTGAGCTGGTATTTTTAGGCATTCGCACAAGGGGGGTTCCCCTCAGCGAAATGATCGCTAATCAAGTCACAGCCCTCGAAGGTATTAACGTACCATTGGGGGCTGTTGATATTACATTCTATCGTGATGATCTCGATCGCATTGGTCTGCGTGCCCCTAGCCAAACGGAAATCCCAGCGGATATTAATGGCAAGCTGGTGGTGCTGATGGATGATGTGATTTATAGTGGCCGCACGATCGGCGCAGCCCTGAATGCGATCCATGATTACGGTAGACCCAAGGCGGTGCGCTTGGCCGTACTGGTCGATCGTGGCCACCGAGAGCTACCGATCCACGCTGATTATGTTGGTAAGGTGTTACCTACCTCCAAAGATGAACAGGTGCAGGTTTTGTTGCAGCATACCGATGGCCGCGATGCGGTTGAATTGATCAAAAGTGCTTAAATATTTCGATCAAAAGTAATTGTGAACTAAACAATAGAATTTCCAGACAATCAGTAGAGGTTTGAATATCTACTGAATCCAGACGATACGGGGCTTATGCTGATCAGTAATATTTAAACTAAGCGATCGATATACTTGCCCCAAAGACCGCTTTAGTAATAACTCTACTGAATCTAAGCCTTGTTATTTAAGAATGAACGTGACGATCGCCCCGGCCAAAGCCAACACCACACCCACGCTTAGCCCCAACAACCAGGTGCGATGTTGACTCTGCGTTTGGATCATGCTTTTGAGCTTTTGTTTCATTTCCCGCTGTAAGGCATCCTTCTCCGATCGAATTTGAGCGGTCATGCCTGCCAATTGGGTACTGAGTTGCTCCAGAGAAACTCCAGCCGTAGCTGGCGCTGGTGCAGCTTGGGGCTCAGGTGTAAATGCGATCTCCATATCTGCTGGTGATTCATCTTCAAAATTGTATGCTGGCTCTGCTGATTCAGATCGCTGGGTGTTAGCCTGACTAGCTGGCGATCGCCGAATATCAGCGCTTATTGAGATTGCCTGTTGTAATAGCTCAGCCTGGGCGTTGGCAATTACATCATTGATTTCATTAAGCCGTTGCTGGGTCTGGTGTAAACGACTGTCAATTCTGGT
The sequence above is a segment of the Pseudanabaena sp. PCC 7367 genome. Coding sequences within it:
- a CDS encoding sodium:solute symporter family protein, with product MQTIDWIVVVAYLGLSMALGIYLSRRAAKSMLDFFVSGRSLSWWLAGTSMAATTFSIDTPLYVAGVVASRGIAGNWEWWSFGIAHVVMIYIFAKMWRRSEVLTDAEIIELRYGGRAAKILRATKAFLFAVPINCIGIGYAMLAMVKVVDALQLISPSFLAGLPLGLANLPESGLKLCIVIGVGLLVLVYAGFSGLWGVVATDFLQFMLALVGAILVAIFAVAHFGGMANLLEQVQQATDLDVLSFTPLSIGQNGTLIQWQEAAGISASTFLAYIFLQWWSFRRSDGGGEFIQRLLAAKDEAEAEKAAWWFNILHYVIRTWPWIVVSLAAIALYPNMEDPEQGYPRLMLEFLPPVLLGLVVASLVAAFMSTVSTLINWGASYLTNDLYYRFMRPDASGAELVLAGRIASVVITALGATAAFYIKDVATIFRLIIAIGTGPGLVLILRWFWWRINAAAELAAMLGGFVIGLLTSVLPQLTQDMPSGGLKSLLESMIAIVDISDFGMRLLVTTSITAIIWIVTMLLTAPETNQTLDAFYMRVRPGGPGWQKQRQRTGLEPAQNLGKDLLRVVAATLVLFSSMFTIGGFLLHQQVTGWLMLAIAVLSFLWLRRLNLTGNLLPSRAGEPEEPDHDQ
- the trxA gene encoding thioredoxin gives rise to the protein MSSAIAVTDASFETDVLASDVPVLVDFWAPWCGPCRMVAPVVDEVAEQYDGKIKVVKLNTDENPNVASQYGIRSIPTLMLFKGGQRVDVVVGAVPKTTLANTIEKHLDS
- the pyrR gene encoding bifunctional pyr operon transcriptional regulator/uracil phosphoribosyltransferase PyrR, with translation MNNQQIIEILSAEELRRTVNRLASQIVEHSPELSELVFLGIRTRGVPLSEMIANQVTALEGINVPLGAVDITFYRDDLDRIGLRAPSQTEIPADINGKLVVLMDDVIYSGRTIGAALNAIHDYGRPKAVRLAVLVDRGHRELPIHADYVGKVLPTSKDEQVQVLLQHTDGRDAVELIKSA